Within Massilia litorea, the genomic segment GCGCGTGACGCCGGCGTCGTCGGTCGAGATCACATAGGGCACGCCGTATTTGCGGTACAGGGTGACTGGGTGGTTTTCGTCCTTGATACCGCTGATAAACGCATTCGAGGTCAGGTTGATCTCGACCGGGATGTCGTCCTGGCGCATCTTGCGCAGGATGGCCGGCGCGTTTGCTTCGTGGGCCAGATCGATGCCGTGGCCGATGCGGTTGGCGCCGGCCACCGTCAATGCCTGGTCGATGTGGAACTTCAGGCCTTCCGGCGGCACGTCGCCCAGGGCCAGCTCGCCCGCGTGCAGCGCGACCTTGACGTCCGGGTAGCGCGCCTTCAGGAAGCGGAACATCTTCATGTGCAGCGCGTAGTCGCGCATCGACACCATCGTGCTTTCCTGGCCGACGATATTCACGCCGACCACCTTCCCCCCTGCGCTCGCCGATTTGAACGCGGCCAGCATCGAGGAAAACACCTGCGACGGATTTAACAGGCGCAGCACATAGGTCTGGTAGCGCATGGTGAAGCGCTCGTCGTCGATGCCCGCGGCCGCTTCGTCGATCTTCGCCACGAAATCGGCGATCGACTGCGCGAAGGCCGGGTCGTGTTCGAGCGCCTCGGTAGCGCGGCCCAGCTCGGTGGTCAGGCCGGCGTCGTCGCTCGCCAGCTGCCAGGCGCGCGCGTCGAACTCGGCGTTGGCAATCGCTGGCGCCATCTTGAACATGGTTTCGATATAGCTGACGTTCTCGGCGATCGCGCGCTTTTTCAGCTCCTGCAGGCCTTCCTTGAAATTCGCGTTCGAGACCGGGCCGAAGTAGCCGAAGGTCTGGAAGAACAGGCGATCCGGCGCCGGGTTCAGGGCGCCGTGGTTGTCGAAGTCCTTGTTCGACCAGCGCTGCACCAGCTCGCGCCAGGTGTAGTCGTCGGCATAGACCTCGGCGCTGGAGAGGCAGTTGCGCTCCCTGGCGGGCTTGGCGCGTTCAAGCGCGATGACGGCTTTGTCCTGCTCGATGCGGTAGGTCTGCTTGTTCACGCACAGGCCCTGGCGGTCGAGGAAGTCGAGGTATTGCTCGACATAGATCGCACCCGAGTAATGGTGGTGCAGGTCGCCGCCCTTGGGCATCTGCGTGAAGAACATGGTCAGCTCGGCCAGCTTGGGTTCCGCGCCCGCGATCAGGCTTGCGTAGTGACGCGCAGTGGCCGTTTCGTTGGCCTGGCGCGATGCGGCGATCGGCTCCTTTGCGATCGCGAAGCCTGGGGCGGCGACGGCCAGGGCGATCAGCAGGCTGCGGCTGAATGTGTTCTGCATGACGGGACTTTCGTATCGGGTTGACGGTGCCGCGCAACTTTAACGGCTTCGTTCGATGTTGGCAATGTCATACCTCGGCAGACGTGGGCGCTCGCCTGCGGTGCTATCGATACACATGATCCGCGTGGGCATGCCCACCCTACGGTGCACGCAAGCCCCTGGCCGTCGCTTGAAGCAGGGTCGGCATGCCCACGCGGATCTAAAACACCGATAACGGATCAGGCAAGCGCTCCACTGCGTTCGTGCACTTTCGCGCCCGCGGCATAGGTCGCGCGAATCGCGCGGTCGTCGCCCAGCAGCGCCAGCGCGAACAACTGCTCTTCCAGCGTATTGCAATGGCTGCTGCGGCGCGCCAGCAGCGGCGTCGACTGCGGGTCGAGGACAATGAAGTCCGCTTCCGCGCCGACGACGAAGCTGCCGATCGTGCCTTCCAGGTCCATCGCGCGCGCCGCGCCCAGGGTGGCGAGGTAGAACATGCGCAGCGCCGGCAGGTGGCTGCCCTTCAGGCGCGCCACTTTATACGCTTCGTTCATCGTCTGCAGCATCGAGAACGAGGTGCCGGCGCCGACGTCGGTGCCGAGCGTGACCTGCACGCCGGCGCCGTCTGCCTTTTCGAAATCGAACAGGCCGCTGCCGAGGAAGAGGTTCGAGGTCGGGCACACTGATGCGGCCGAACCGGTCGCCGCCATCCGCGCGAAGTCCTCGTCATCGAGCCAGATGCAGTGGCCGAACAGCGCGCGCGGGCGCATCAGGCCATAGCCGTCGTACACGCCGAGGTAGCTGCGCGAATCCGGAAACAGCTCGCGCACCCAGCTGCACTCGTCCTTGTTTTCCGAGACGTGGGTCTGGATGAAGGTGTCCGGAAAGGCCTTCGCCAGCTCCGCGATCGCACCCAGTTGGGCCGTGCTGGAGGTGGGCGCGAAGCGCGGCGTGATCGCGTACAGCGAGCGATTGTGCTTGTGCCACTTGTTGATCAGGGCTTCGCTCTCGCCGATCTGCCCCTCTGCGTCACGCAGGAAGTCCGGGCAATTCCGGTCCATCAGCACTTTACCCGCCACCATGCGCAGGTTGCGCGCTTCGCTGGCTTCGAAGAAGGCGTCGACCGATTCGCGGTGCACGGTGCAGTAGACGACGGCTGTGGTCGTGCCGCAGCGGGTCAGCTCGTCGAGGAAGAATTCTGCGGTCGCGCGCGCGTGCGCCGGATCGGAAAACCGGCGCTCGGTCGGGAAGGTATAGGTCTCGAGCCAGGGCAGCAGGCCTTCGCTCGGCGAGGCGATCATGTCCGTCTGCGGGTAGTGCAGGTGGGTGTCGATGAAGCCGGGCGTGATGATCTGGCCGCGGTAGTCGTGTGGAACGACGCCGTCCGGCAGGGTCGGGCCAAGCGCCGCGTAGTCGCCGGCCGCCTTGATACGGCCGTCTTCGACGATGAGCAGGCCGTCCTGGTGCCAGGAATATGCGTTCTCCGTAAAAGCCGGGTCGGCGTGAAAATGCAGCAAGCTCGCACGGTAGGCTTGCACGGTATGTGGTGCGATGGACATCAGTTGGATTCCGGAGAATGGTGCAGGTGGCTGGCGGCGTCGTGGTCAAGCGCCTCCCAGACGGTGAGCAGTTGCGCCGCCACGGAGGCGGCGATCACGGCCGGGGCCTTGCCCTCGATGCCGGGCAGGCCGATCGGGCAGACCATGGCCGCGAGGCGCTCGTCGGCAATGCCGCGCTCGCGCAGGCGGTGTTCGAACTGGCGGCGCTTGGTCTCGGAGCCGATCAGGCCGAACCAATCCCGGCCGGGACGGGACAGTATCGCGTTCGACAGGCGCAGGTCAAGTGCGTGGCTGTGGGTCATGACCAGAAAGCTGGTGCCGGGCGCGGCTTGTTCGACCAGCGCCTCGGGGATGTCGGTGGCCTCGATCGTCACATTGGTGGGGACCTCGGCGGGGAACAGGTCCTCGCGCTCGTCGACCCAGGTGACGCGGCAAGGCAGGTCGGCCAGCGCGCGTACGATGGCCGCGCCGACGTGGCCGGCGCCAAACAGCATCAAGTGGGCGCGCGGGGCGAGGACGGCGTCGGCGAGCCAGCGGTTACCGTCCACATCCGTGAAGACCTGAGTGCCGAGGCGACGATCGAAGGGTGGGACAGGATTGCCCGCGAGTTGCACACCGTCGGCGTCGAATAAAGCCCACGTAGCGTGGGCGGCTCTGCCGCCCACGCGTTCAGCGCACGCATGAATATCGGATTGCATCACAGCGCCAGCAGCGGCTGAACGCGTGGGCGCAATTCCGGCCATTGGCCGAAATTGCCCCGCCCACCCTACGGGTATGACGCGCCATGTATCGACATTGCGTCGGCCATCGAGCAAGGCCATCTGGTCGCGGTCGATCGGTTCGAACACGAGATGCGCAATCCCCCCGCAGCACTGGCCCAGGCTCGGCCCCAGCGCGAAGCGCTCCAGCTTCGGCGCTCCGCCATCGATGAGCATGGCGCGCGCGATCTCGATCGCCCGGTGCTCCAGGTGCCCACCCCCGATTGTCCCGGCAAAGCCATGGGCCGTGACGAGCATCTTCGCTCCCGGCTCGCGCGGCACGGAGCCTTCGACGATGGCGACCGTGACCAGCACGGCCGGCGCGCACTGCGCGGCTGTCAGCCAGTCGTCCATCACGCGCGTCGTGCGGCAGCCGCTTCGACAAAGGCGATGGCGTCGAGGATTTCCTCGCTCGTCGCCGGCGCATTCAGGGGCGGATTGACGCTGTGCCCCCCCACGCTGGAGATCGCGTCGCGGATCGCGAAGAACACCGAGAACGGCAGCAGCAACGGCGGCTCGCCCACCGCTTTCGAGCGGTGGATGCTGTCTTCGACGTTGCGGTTCTCGAACAGGCGCACGCGGAAGTCCTGCGGGCAGTCGGAGACGCCCGGAATTTTATAGGTCGAGGGTGCGTGCGTCATCAGCTTGCCGCCCGGGTTCCACCACAGCTCCTCGGTGGTAAGCCAGCCCATGCCCTGGATGAAGGCGCCTTCGACCTGGCCGATGTCGATCGCGGGGTTGAGCGAATTGCCGGCGTCGTAGAGCGCGTCCGCGCGCAGCAGCTTCCATTCGCCGGTGAGCGTGTCGACCACGACCTCCGAGACGGCCGCGCCATAGGCGAAGTAGGAGAACGGGCGGCCGTTCATGGTCTTCGCATCCCAGGACAGGCCGGGCGTGGCATAGAAGCCGTCGGACCACAATTGCACGCGCGCCAGGTAGGCCTTTTGCACCAGCGCCGGGAACGGCACTTCCATGCCGTTCACGAAGACGGTATCGGCCGCAAAACGGACGTCCGCCACCTCGCCGCCGTACTCGTTCGCCGCGAAGGCGGCCAGCCGCTCCCTGATCTGGCGCGCCGCATCCTGCGCCGCCTTGCCGTTCAGGTCGGCGCCGGTCGATGCCGCCGTGGCCGAGGTATTCGCCACCTTGCTGGTGTTGGTGGCGGTGGCGCGTACATGATCCATGTCCACGCCCAGTTCGTGCGCGACGACCTGCATCACCTTGGTATTGATGCCCTGCCCCATCTCGGTACCGCCATGGTTGACCATGATGGAACCGTCGACGTACACGTGCACCAGCGCGCCCGCCTGGTTCAGGTGGGTCACGTTGAAGGCGATGCCGAATTTAACGGGCGTGAGCGCCAGTCCTTTTTTCAGCACCGGACTGCCGGCGTTGAAGGCGGCAATGGCTGCGCGCCGCGCCCGGTATTCGCTCGAGGTCTCGAGTTCGGCCACCAGCTCATGGATGACGTTGTCGACCACCGCCTGGCCATAGGGCGTGACGTTGCGCTCGGTTTTACCGTAAAAATTGATCTTGCGGATGTCGAGCGCGTCGACTTGCAGGTTGCGCGCGATCTCATCTAACACGTATTCCATCGCGATCGCGCCCTGCGGGCCGCCGAAGCCGCGGAAGGCCGTGTTCGACTGGGTGTTCGTCTTGCCGCAGGCGGCGCGGATGTCGACGTCGGACAAATAGTAGGCGTTGTCGTAGTGGCAGACGGCGCGCGTGGCGACGGGACCGGACAGGTCGGCCGAAAAGCCGGCGCGCGAGACCATGTCGACTTTCGCGGCCAGGATGCGGCCGCTCGCGTCGTAGCCGACTTCGTATTCATAGTAAAAACAGTGGCGCTTTCCGGTGACGAGCATGTCGTCGTCGCGGTCGGCGCGCAGCTTCACGGGCCGCTTCAGCTTTGCGGCCGCAATCGCCGCGGCGGCGGCCCACAGGGCCGACTGCGATTCCTTGCCGCCGAAGCCGCCGCCCATGCGGCGGCACTCGACCACGACGTGGTGCGAATGCAGGCCGAGCGCATGCGCGACCACGTGCTGCATCTCGCTCGGGTGCTGGGTCGAGCACTGCACCAGCATGCCATTGTCTTCACCCGGGATGGCGTAGGCGATCTGCCCTTCCAGGTAAAACTGTTCCTGGCCGCCGACATACAGCTTGCCGGCCACCTTGTGCGGGGCGTTCGCGAACGCCGTTTCGGCGTCGCCGCGTGCCAGGCGCATCGGCGGCACGACATACGATTTGGCGGCGTGCGCTTCCTGCGGCGTGAGGATGGCCGGCAGTTCCTCGTACTCGACTTTGGCAAGACGCGCCGCACGGCGGGCGTTGTCGTGGGTGTCGGCGACGACGATGAAGATCGGCTGGCCGACATATTCCACTTTACCATCGGCGAGGATAGGATCGTCGTGGATGATCGGGCCGCAGTCGTTGGTGCCCGGGATGTCTTTCACGGTCAGCACCGAGACCACGCCGCGCGCCGCGCGCACGGGCGCCAGGTCGATGCCAAGGATGTTCGCGTGCGGCTTGGCCGACAAGCCGAGCGCCGCATGCAGCGTGCCCGCCGTTTCCGCGATGTCGTCGGTGTAGGTTGCCTGGCCGAGCACGTGCAGCGTGGCCGACTCGTGCGGCCGGGCGCGGCCGACCGCGCTCCACGCCGCCGCCTTGAATGCTGGTGCGCCTGCGTCGTTCATGATGGTCTCCTCAGGCCGTGGCGGCGAACGCGTTGACTGCACTGCGCGGCAGCGGATTGTCGCGGCGGGTTTCAAACCAGAAGCGGCGCAGCAGGTTCTGCGCCGCCTTCATGCGGTAGCTGTTTGAGGCGCGCATGTCCGACAGCGGCGCGTAATCCTGCGCCAGCGCGGCCATGGCTTCCTTTAAAACGGTTTCATCCCACACGCGGCCGGTCAGCAGCGCCTCGGCGCCTGCCGCGCGCCTGGGCGTGGCGGCCATGCCGCCGAAGGCGATGCGCGCTTCTTTGACGACATCGCCTTCGAGCGTGAGGGCGAAGGCGGCGCACACGGCCGAGATGTCCTGGTCGAAGCGCTTGGCCAGTTTATAGGTGCGGAAAGCGACCCCTGGGCGCGGCAAAGGCAGGCGCAGCGCCGCGACGAATTCATCGGCTTTCAAATCCTTCTGCTGGTAGCCCAGATAAAAATCTTCCAGCGCCAGCTCGCGCTCGCCGCCAGCACCGCGCAGCACGAGGCGCGCGCCAAGCGCGATCAG encodes:
- the xdhC gene encoding xanthine dehydrogenase accessory protein XdhC; translation: MDDWLTAAQCAPAVLVTVAIVEGSVPREPGAKMLVTAHGFAGTIGGGHLEHRAIEIARAMLIDGGAPKLERFALGPSLGQCCGGIAHLVFEPIDRDQMALLDGRRNVDTWRVIPVGWAGQFRPMAGIAPTRSAAAGAVMQSDIHACAERVGGRAAHATWALFDADGVQLAGNPVPPFDRRLGTQVFTDVDGNRWLADAVLAPRAHLMLFGAGHVGAAIVRALADLPCRVTWVDEREDLFPAEVPTNVTIEATDIPEALVEQAAPGTSFLVMTHSHALDLRLSNAILSRPGRDWFGLIGSETKRRQFEHRLRERGIADERLAAMVCPIGLPGIEGKAPAVIAASVAAQLLTVWEALDHDAASHLHHSPESN
- the guaD gene encoding guanine deaminase produces the protein MSIAPHTVQAYRASLLHFHADPAFTENAYSWHQDGLLIVEDGRIKAAGDYAALGPTLPDGVVPHDYRGQIITPGFIDTHLHYPQTDMIASPSEGLLPWLETYTFPTERRFSDPAHARATAEFFLDELTRCGTTTAVVYCTVHRESVDAFFEASEARNLRMVAGKVLMDRNCPDFLRDAEGQIGESEALINKWHKHNRSLYAITPRFAPTSSTAQLGAIAELAKAFPDTFIQTHVSENKDECSWVRELFPDSRSYLGVYDGYGLMRPRALFGHCIWLDDEDFARMAATGSAASVCPTSNLFLGSGLFDFEKADGAGVQVTLGTDVGAGTSFSMLQTMNEAYKVARLKGSHLPALRMFYLATLGAARAMDLEGTIGSFVVGAEADFIVLDPQSTPLLARRSSHCNTLEEQLFALALLGDDRAIRATYAAGAKVHERSGALA
- the xdhB gene encoding xanthine dehydrogenase molybdopterin binding subunit translates to MNDAGAPAFKAAAWSAVGRARPHESATLHVLGQATYTDDIAETAGTLHAALGLSAKPHANILGIDLAPVRAARGVVSVLTVKDIPGTNDCGPIIHDDPILADGKVEYVGQPIFIVVADTHDNARRAARLAKVEYEELPAILTPQEAHAAKSYVVPPMRLARGDAETAFANAPHKVAGKLYVGGQEQFYLEGQIAYAIPGEDNGMLVQCSTQHPSEMQHVVAHALGLHSHHVVVECRRMGGGFGGKESQSALWAAAAAIAAAKLKRPVKLRADRDDDMLVTGKRHCFYYEYEVGYDASGRILAAKVDMVSRAGFSADLSGPVATRAVCHYDNAYYLSDVDIRAACGKTNTQSNTAFRGFGGPQGAIAMEYVLDEIARNLQVDALDIRKINFYGKTERNVTPYGQAVVDNVIHELVAELETSSEYRARRAAIAAFNAGSPVLKKGLALTPVKFGIAFNVTHLNQAGALVHVYVDGSIMVNHGGTEMGQGINTKVMQVVAHELGVDMDHVRATATNTSKVANTSATAASTGADLNGKAAQDAARQIRERLAAFAANEYGGEVADVRFAADTVFVNGMEVPFPALVQKAYLARVQLWSDGFYATPGLSWDAKTMNGRPFSYFAYGAAVSEVVVDTLTGEWKLLRADALYDAGNSLNPAIDIGQVEGAFIQGMGWLTTEELWWNPGGKLMTHAPSTYKIPGVSDCPQDFRVRLFENRNVEDSIHRSKAVGEPPLLLPFSVFFAIRDAISSVGGHSVNPPLNAPATSEEILDAIAFVEAAAARRA
- a CDS encoding amidohydrolase family protein; this encodes MQNTFSRSLLIALAVAAPGFAIAKEPIAASRQANETATARHYASLIAGAEPKLAELTMFFTQMPKGGDLHHHYSGAIYVEQYLDFLDRQGLCVNKQTYRIEQDKAVIALERAKPARERNCLSSAEVYADDYTWRELVQRWSNKDFDNHGALNPAPDRLFFQTFGYFGPVSNANFKEGLQELKKRAIAENVSYIETMFKMAPAIANAEFDARAWQLASDDAGLTTELGRATEALEHDPAFAQSIADFVAKIDEAAAGIDDERFTMRYQTYVLRLLNPSQVFSSMLAAFKSASAGGKVVGVNIVGQESTMVSMRDYALHMKMFRFLKARYPDVKVALHAGELALGDVPPEGLKFHIDQALTVAGANRIGHGIDLAHEANAPAILRKMRQDDIPVEINLTSNAFISGIKDENHPVTLYRKYGVPYVISTDDAGVTRHTLSQEYVLFASRYKPDYAELKKTSYNSIRYAFLPAADKARLTRQLDTRFAGFEAEVAKLARTVVPERRTAR